A genome region from Chloroflexota bacterium includes the following:
- the tsaE gene encoding tRNA (adenosine(37)-N6)-threonylcarbamoyltransferase complex ATPase subunit type 1 TsaE yields the protein MPTSLEFLSSSPEETQAIAQRLGEACRGGEVFLLIGDLGAGKTCFTQGLAKGLGVEEYVHSPTFVLVAQYHGRLTVHHVDLYRIDSTPEAVDLGLDDYFNSTAVTVIEWADKAPLAMPPDRLRVEMTDLGGTKRRITVTAQGGRSQRLLQAVQPAPGKK from the coding sequence ATGCCCACCTCCCTTGAATTCCTCTCCTCCTCGCCGGAGGAGACCCAAGCCATCGCCCAGCGCCTCGGCGAAGCCTGCCGCGGGGGCGAGGTCTTTCTGCTCATCGGCGACCTGGGCGCAGGGAAGACCTGCTTCACCCAGGGCCTCGCCAAAGGCCTCGGCGTTGAAGAGTACGTCCACAGCCCCACCTTTGTCCTTGTCGCCCAGTACCACGGCCGCCTCACCGTCCACCATGTGGACCTCTACCGCATAGACTCCACGCCGGAGGCCGTTGACCTTGGCCTGGACGACTACTTCAACTCCACCGCCGTCACCGTCATCGAATGGGCCGACAAAGCTCCCCTCGCCATGCCGCCGGACCGCCTGCGCGTGGAGATGACCGATTTAGGCGGCACTAAGCGCCGCATCACCGTCACGGCCCAGGGCGGTCGCAGCCAACGCCTGCTCCAGGCCGTGCAACCGGCGCCCGGTAAGAAGTAG